The genomic segment CAGCTCCGCGATCCGCATCAGGTACCGCGGCCCGGCGAAGGCTTCCTTGTTCTCCTCGTGGTCACGCACCACGTGGCAGGTGTTCTGGCACAGGAAGCACTCGATGCACTTGCGGAACTCCTGCGAGCGCTCGACGTCCACCTGCTGCATCCGGTAGTCCCCCGGCTTCAGGTCCGCGGGCGGGGTGAACGACGGGATCTCGCGTGCTTTGGTGTAGTTGAACGATACGTCGGTGACCAGGTCGCGGACCACCGGGAAGGTCCGCATCGGGGTCACCGTGATGACCTCGTCCTCGGTGAAGACCGACATCCGCGTCATGCACAGCAGGCGCGGGCGGCCGTTGATCTCCGCCGAGCACGAGCCGCACTTGCCCGCCTTGCAGTTCCACCGCACCGCCAGGTCCGGCGCCTGGGTGGCCTGCAGCCGGTGGATGATGTCGAGCACCACCTCACCCTCGTTCACCTCGACGGTGTAGTCCTTCAGCTCGCCATCGGTGTCGTCGCCGCGCCACACCCGGAAGCTCGCCTTGTACCCCATGTCAGGCCTGCCTTCCCGGGTGCGTGCTCAGCTCGTCGGCGGTGTAGTACTTCTCCAGCTCGGTCAGTTCGAACAACTCGAGCAGGTCCTGGCGCAGCGGCTCCTGCGACTTCGGCGTCACCGTCACCGGGGGCACCACCTCGTCGCCACTGTCCACTTGGCACACCAGCAACCGGTTGCGCCACTGGGAGTCCATCTGCGGGTGGTCGTCCCTGGTGTGCCCGCCGCGGCTTTCGGTGCGGATCAGCGCGGCCTTGGCCACGCATTCGCTGACCACCAGCATGTTCCGCAGGTCCAGCGCGAGGTGCCAGCCGGGGTTGAACTGCCGGTGGCCCTCCACGGTGACCTGGTGCACGCGCTGCTTGATCTCGGCGAGCTTGGCCAGCGCCTGCTCGATCTCCTCGGCCTTGCGGATGATGCCGACCAGGTCGTTCATCGACTGCTGGAGCTCGGTGTGCAGGGTGTACGGGTTCTCCTCGACCCCGTTCGCCGGCGGGTCGAACGGCGCCACGGCCATCTTCGCCGCCGCGTCGATCCGCTCCTGTGCCACCGACGGCCGGTTCGCCAGACCCTCCACATAGGCCGCCGCGCCGAGGCCGGCCCGGCGGCCGAACACCAGCAGGTCCGACAGCGAGTTCCCGCCCAGCCGGTTCGAGCCGTGCATGCCGCCGGAGCACTCGCCCGCGGCGAACAGGCCCGGTACCACCGAAGCCGCGGTGTCCGGGTCGACCTCGATGCCGCCCATCACGTAGTGGCAGGTCGGGCCGACCTCCATCGGCTCGGCGGTGATGTCCACATCGGCCAGTTCCTTGAACTGGTGGTACATCGAGGGCAGCCGCTTGCGGATCTCCTCGGCGGGCAGGCGGCTGGCGATGTCCAGGAACACGCCGCCGTGCGGGGACCCGCGGCCCGCCTTGACCTCGGAGTTGATCGCCCGCGCCACCTCGTCGCGCGGCAGGAGGTCCGGGGTGCGCCGGTTCTCCTCCTGGTCGGTGTACCAGCGGTCGGCTTCCTCTTCGCTGTCCGCGTACTGCCCCTTGAACACGTCGGGGATGTACTCGAACATGAACCGATCGTCGTCGGAGTTCTTCAGCACGCCACCGTCACCGCGCACGCCTTCGGTGACCAGGATGCCCTTCACACTCGGCGGCCAGACCATGCCGGTCGGGTGGAACTGGACGAACTCCATGTTGATCAGGGTCGCCCCGGCGCGCAGTGCCAGCGCGTGCCCGTCACCGGTGTACTCCCAGGAGTTCGAGGTGACCTTGAACGACTTGCCGATACCGCCGGTGGCCAGCACCACGGCCGGTGTCTCGAAGAGCACGAACCGGCCGCTCTCGCGGTAGTAGCCGAACGCCCCGGCGATCCGGTCGCCGTCCTTGATCAGCTCGGTCACGGTGCACTCGGCGAAGACCTTGAGCTTGGCCTCGTAGTCGCCGTGCTCCTTGAAGTCCTGCTGCTGCAGCGAAACGATCTGCTGCTGCATGGTGCGGATCAGCTCGAGCCCGGTGCGGTCACCGACGTGCGCGAGCCGCGGGTA from the Amycolatopsis magusensis genome contains:
- a CDS encoding fumarate reductase/succinate dehydrogenase flavoprotein subunit translates to MTEVERHSYDVVVIGAGGAGLRAVIEARQRGLSVAVVCKSLFGKAHTVMAEGGCAASMGNANERDNWQVHFRDTMRGGKFLNNWRMAELHAKEAPDRVWELESYGALFDRTADGRISQRNFGGHTYPRLAHVGDRTGLELIRTMQQQIVSLQQQDFKEHGDYEAKLKVFAECTVTELIKDGDRIAGAFGYYRESGRFVLFETPAVVLATGGIGKSFKVTSNSWEYTGDGHALALRAGATLINMEFVQFHPTGMVWPPSVKGILVTEGVRGDGGVLKNSDDDRFMFEYIPDVFKGQYADSEEEADRWYTDQEENRRTPDLLPRDEVARAINSEVKAGRGSPHGGVFLDIASRLPAEEIRKRLPSMYHQFKELADVDITAEPMEVGPTCHYVMGGIEVDPDTAASVVPGLFAAGECSGGMHGSNRLGGNSLSDLLVFGRRAGLGAAAYVEGLANRPSVAQERIDAAAKMAVAPFDPPANGVEENPYTLHTELQQSMNDLVGIIRKAEEIEQALAKLAEIKQRVHQVTVEGHRQFNPGWHLALDLRNMLVVSECVAKAALIRTESRGGHTRDDHPQMDSQWRNRLLVCQVDSGDEVVPPVTVTPKSQEPLRQDLLELFELTELEKYYTADELSTHPGRQA
- a CDS encoding succinate dehydrogenase/fumarate reductase iron-sulfur subunit translates to MGYKASFRVWRGDDTDGELKDYTVEVNEGEVVLDIIHRLQATQAPDLAVRWNCKAGKCGSCSAEINGRPRLLCMTRMSVFTEDEVITVTPMRTFPVVRDLVTDVSFNYTKAREIPSFTPPADLKPGDYRMQQVDVERSQEFRKCIECFLCQNTCHVVRDHEENKEAFAGPRYLMRIAELEMHPLDVADRRDSAQDEHGLGYCNITKCCTEVCPEGIHITDNALIPMKERVADRKYDPIVWLGNKLFRRGTSDRP